One part of the Parambassis ranga chromosome 8, fParRan2.1, whole genome shotgun sequence genome encodes these proteins:
- the LOC114439765 gene encoding beta-galactoside-binding lectin-like: MTGMIIKNWSFREGQTLTINGFIKPNATHFAVNINNSNNNDIALRIYPCFSADSDDDVVLFNSRKGGAWGLEIRQPGNPFIQGKDFKIVIEFTPDGFQGNLQDKPFTFPNRLENCKYTGLSFEGGVRIQSVEIK, from the exons ATGACA GGCATGATTATCAAAAACTGGTCCTTCAGGGAGGGACAGACGCTGACCATCAATGGATTCATCAAACCCAATGCCACACA ctttgCGGTGAACATTAACAATTCCAACAACAATGACATCGCACTGCGCATTTACCCTTGCTTTAGCGCAGACAGTGATGACGACGTGGTGCTCTTCAACAGCCGTAAGGGGGGAGCCTGGGGGCTGGAGATCCGCCAGCCGGGCAATCCCTTCATCCAGGGGAAGGATTTCaag ATCGTCATTGAGTTCACCCCCGATGGGTTCCAGGGGAATCTCCAAGACAAACCATTCACCTTCCCAAACCGCCTGGAAAATTGCAAATACACCGGCCTCTCCTTTGAAGGAGGCGTGCGCATCCAAAGCGTTGAGATCAAGTAA